The Actinosynnema mirum DSM 43827 genomic interval GATTCTCGCACCTCCGCCGCTGCGGCTTCGCGGTTGTCGTGCGCCCCGCGCTAACTAAACTCACCAGTAGCAAAGCCGGGCGGCGAGTCCGGCGGCCAGGTCCAGCGGCGACGCCCCGGCGAGCCGCGTCCCGTTCCGGAAAGGCAGGACGCCGTGCCACTGCGCAAGGTCCTCATCGCGAACCGCGGCGAGATCGCGGTCCGGGTCATCCGGGCCTGTCGGGACGCGGGGCTCGCCAGCGTCGCGGTGTACGCCGACCCGGACCGGGACGCCCCGTTCGCGCGGCTGGCCGACGAGGCGTTCGCCCTCGGCGGGACGACGGCCGCCGAGACGTACCTGTCGGTGGACAAGCTGCTCGACGCGGCCAAGCGCGCCGAGGCCGACGCGGTGCACCCCGGTTACGGCTTCCTGTCGGAGAACGCCGACTTCGCGCAGGCCGTGATCGACGCCGGGCTGACCTGGGTGGGGCCGTCGCCGCAGGCGATCAGGGACCTGGGCGACAAGGTGACGGCCAGGCACATCGCGACCCGCGCGGGCGCGCCGCTGGTGCCGGGCACGAACGACCCGGTGTCCGGGCCGGACGAGGTGGTGGCGTTCGCGCGGGAGCACGGGCTGCCGGTGGCGATCAAGGCCGCGTTCGGCGGCGGCGGGCGCGGGCTGAAGGTCGCGCGGACGCTGGAGGAGGTCCCGGAGCTGTTCGACAGCGCCGTGCGCGAGGCGGTGACCGCGTTCGGGCGGGGCGAGTGCTTCGTGGAGCGGTACCTGGACAAACCCCGGCACGTGGAGGCGCAGGTGCTGGCCGACCAGCACGGCGGCGTGATCGTGGTGGGCACGCGCGACTGCTCGTTGCAGCGGCGGCACCAGAAGCTGGTGGAGGAGGCCCCCGCGCCGTTCCTGACCGACGAGCAGCGGGCGACGATCCACTCGTCGGCGCGGGCGATCTGCCGCGAGGCGGGCTACCACGGGGCCGGGACGGTCGAGTACCTGGTGGGCGTGGACGGGACGATCTCGTTCCTGGAGGTCAACACCCGGTTGCAGGTGGAGCACCCGGTGAGCGAGGAGACCTCCGGGATCGACCTGGTGCGCGAGCAGTTCCGGATCGCCGAGGGGCTGCCGCTGCGGTTCGCCGAGGACCCCGAGCCGCGCGGCCACTCGATCGAGTTCCGGATCAACGGGGAGGACGCCGGGCGCGGGTTCCTGCCCGCGCCGGGCGTGGTCACCGGGTTCGCGCTGCCGTCCGGGCCGGGGGTCCGGGTGGACGCCGGGGTCGAGGCGGGCACGGTCGTGGGCGGGCAGTTCGACTCGCTGCTGGCGAAGCTGGTCGTGACCGGCGAGGACCGGGAGCAGGCGCTCCAGCGGGCGCGGCGGGCGCTGGACGAGATGGTCGTGGACGGGATGGCGACCGTGCTGCCGTTCCACCGGGTCGTGGTGCGCGACCCCGCTTTCGTGGGGGACGCGGACGGGTTCTCGGTGCACACGCGGTGGATCGAGACCGAGTTCGAGAACTCGATCGCGCCGTTCGAGGGCGGCGGTGCGGTCGGGGAGGACGAGGAGCCCCGGCAGCGGGTCGTGGTGGAGGTCGGCGGGCGACGGGTCGAGGTCGTGCTGCCGGGCGACCTCGGCGGTGGCCCCGCCAGGCCCGCCGCCGACGCGACCGCCCGCACCAGGAAGCGGGCGCGCGCGGGTGGCGCCTCGCAGGTCTCCGGGGACGCGGTGGCCGCGCCCATGCAGGGCACGGTCGTGAAGGTCGCCGTCGAGGAGGGGCAGCGGGTGGCGGCCGGGGACCTGGTCGCGGTGCTGGAGGCGATGAAGATGGAGAACCCCGTGACCGCGCACAAGGCGGGCGTGGTGACCGGGGTGGCGGTGGCGGCCGGGTCCGCCGTGACGCAGGGGGCCGTCCTGTGCGAGTTGAGGGAATAAGCTCGGGGCGTGGGTGATCGGGAGATCCGCGTCGGCGACGCCGAGCGCGAGGACGCGCTGCGCGTGCTCGGTGAGCACCTCAGCGCGGGCAGGCTCGACGTGGACGAGTACGGCGAGCGGACGGCGCGGGCGACCGCGGCCAGGAACCGGGGCGAGCTGCTCGACCTGTTCTCCGACCTGCCGCACCCGCACCCGGCGCTGAGCGCGGCCACGGCGGTGCGGCCGATGCCCCCGCCGCCGGGGCTGCCCGCGCGGCGCGGGGTCAACGTGGCGGTGGCCGGGCCCGCGGTCCTGATCGGGTTCGTGCTGCTGGCCGCGCTGGTGAAGTCGCCGTTCGTGTTCCTGCTGATCCCGGTGGCGCTGTTCCTCCTGGTGGGGCGGGACAGGCGGCGGTGAGCGCGCCGACGCTGCTGCTGCTCGACCTGGACGGCGTGCTGCGCCGGTTCGGGTCGGACGCGCCGATCGAGGACGCGCACGGGTTGCGGCGCGGGCTGCTCGCGGAGACCGCTCATTCGCTGATCGGGCCCGCGCTGGTCGGGGCCGAGACGGACGCGTGGTGGCGGGACGCCGTGGTGGGCGCGCTGGTGGCCCAGGGGGTCGACGGCGAGGTCGCGGCCTCGGCGGTGCGGGCGTGGAGCCGGGTCGGCGAGGTCGTGCCCGAGGCGCTGGAGCTGGTGCGGGCGGTGCGCGGGCGGTGCCGGGTGGCGCTGCTGACCAACGCCACCGACCGGGTCGGCGCGGACCTGGCGTCGCTCGGGCTGGACCGCGAGGTCGACGCGGTGGTCCCGTCCGCGCGGCTGGGAGTGGCCAAACCGGACCCCGAGGCGTTCCGGCGGGCGCTGCGGGTGCTCCAGCACTCGCCGTCGGCGACGCTGTTCTGCGACGACTCGGCGGGCCACGTCGAGGGCGCCCGCGCGGCCGGGCTGGACGCCGCGCACACCCCGGACGCCGCCGCGCTGCGGGACGCGCTGGTCTCGCGCGGGCTGCTGGAGGCCGGGGCGGACGCGGGCGCGGAGAGCTCTGTGGACGGACCGGTGCTGCTGGTGCTGCACGACCGGGACGAGGCCGAGGAGGTCGCCGCCGAGCTGCTGGCGGCGGGCTGGGCGCCGTGCCTGGTGCACAAGGAGCTGCTCGCGGGCGAGGACGACGCCGAGGACGCGGACTGGGTGGTGGAGGTCGGGTCCGGTCCGGACGGTCGGGCGGCGGACGTCCACCGGCCGTTCCTCGACGCGCTGGCTGAGCGCCACGAGGGGTTCACCACCGACTAGCAGACCGCAGGACGGCGGTCACGTCGGGGTGTTGCTCGCGGTGGAAAAGCACTAGCGTCGCGGGCTGTGGATCCGGTGGAGATCAACGCGGGTGGGCGCTCCCCGCTGCCGAGCGGGTTCGCGCGAGGTCGGGACAGCGGTTTCCCGGCCCCGCTACGGTAGGCGCACATGAAGGCTGCTCACATGTTGCTCGGCGCGCTCCTGGCGCTGCCGGTGCTGGTCTCGTGCACGGCCACGTCGCCTGCGCCCAAGGCCGACGGGCACGTGGACGAGCCACTGAGCGTGACCACCACCCCTCCCCCATCGTTGTTCCCCCGTCCGAGTGAAATGCCGCTCGACGGAGTGGCGCCCTGCTCGCTGCTCGACGAGAAGCAGCGGGGGGAGCTGAGCCTGGACAACCCCGAGAACGAGTACGTCGAGACGAGCCTCGCCGGCGCGCGGGCCTGCTCGCTGCGCAGCAATGTCAGCGGCAACGTGGTCCGGCTCGCCCTGGTGACCGGGGAGGGCGTGCTGCTGTGGCTGGACGACTACGCGCAGGTGGAGGTGGAGACCATCGCGGTCGTCGGGTTCCCGGCGCTGGTGGTGCGCACCCCCGGCGTGGAGGACGTGTGCAACGTGGAGGTCGACGTGGCGCGGGGCCAGTTCCTCGACGTGATGTTCCGCGACGGGGGCAACAGCACCCCGCTCGCCCAGGACGTGCTGTGCCAGGGCGCGAGGCGGGCAGCCGAAGCCGCGGTGACCGGATTGCTGCAAAGGAAGTGACCCGCGCGGGGGAAGTCACCCACACCCACTCCCCGCTGTCGGACGCTCTGGTTAGAGTGACTGTGCGCTGATGACGTTGGGAGGTAGCGCCATGCCGAAGGATGACCACGTAAGGGGTGCGGACACGGGGAGTGCCCTCCCCGGAGCCGGGCAGGCCCTGGACGTCGACCCGAGCGCCATCCCGAGCCTGAAGTCCGCCTTCTCCGGCGCGCTGTCCAAGCTGGACCAGCAGATCGAGATGGCCGTGACCGAGGTCAGGGTGCGCCCCTGGGCGGGCGACCCGGTGAGCATCGAGGCCGCGGAGAAGTTCAACGAGCGCTCCGTGGACTCGGGCGACTCGGCGCTCGACGCGCTGCAGGGCTACCAGCGGCAGCTCAAGTCCGCGATGGACGCGCTGACGCTGGTCGAGCGGCAGTACCAGGTGATCGAGGACGACAACAGCGGATTGATGGAGCAGCAGGGCGGCTGCTGACCGCCTGCGCGATGGGGAGGCTTCCTGTGTCCGACGGGCACCGCTGGAGCGGCTACAGCCACGAGGAGCTGTACAAGAAGATCAACTCTGGCCCCGGCCCGAGGGCGTCGTTCACCTCGCTGGAGCGCTGGGAGGGGATCGCGGGCGCGCTGGTGGAGATCAACGCGCAGCTCCAGGAGGGCGTGGCGCGCTCCGGCGCGCAGTGGCAGGGCCTCGCGGCCGACCAGGCGCGCTCGGGCATCAACCCGCTCGCCGAGTGGGCCGACCACGCCAGGACCGGCGCGGTGATCATGCGCGCCTCCACCCAGATGCAGGCCGACTACATCGCCAAGGCCCGCGCGGACATGCCGGAGCCGGTCAAGGTGACGGCCGAGGACCCCGGCACGATCCTGTCCGGGCTCGCGCACCTGGTGGGCGTGCAGACCGACTTCGAGGTGCAGGAGCGCGCGCAGAACATCGCCGAGCAGCGCGCCCGCGACGTCATGACCACGTACGCCTCCAGCACGACCGCGAACACCTCGACCCTCGGCCAGTTCAGCCAGCCCCCGCAGGTGGCGATCACCGCGGGCGACGTGGTCCGGGGCGACGCGGCGGGCGTGTCCTACGGGCACGGCTTCGCGGGCGGTCGCGGCGGCACGCGCGGCGGCGTCCGGGGCGGCCCCGGCGCGACCCGCCCGGCCACCCGGCCCACGACCGAGACCAGGCCCGCCACCACGACCAAGGGCGGCTCCAGCACGCACGTCTCGCAGGCGAACCCGGCGAACGGCGGCGCGGGCCCGCGCGGCTCCGAGACCACCGGCACGGCCAAGCCCACCACCGGCGGCGTCGGGGTCGGCGGCACGACCGGGACCAAGGGGCGCGGCAAGGACGGCGAGCAGCAGGGCTCCGAGCGGCACGACACCACGACCGGGCAGCGCGCGGCCGAGGTGAACGGTTTGCACGTGGTCGCCCCCGGCCAGACCAGCGGCACCACGGCGATCAGCTCCGGCGAGCTGGGCGCGTTCACCGCCGCCAACGCGCAGCACTCGGCGGCCATGGGCCCCGGTGGCGCGGCGGGCGCGCTCGCGGGCGCGGCCAACCAGAACGGCGGGGACACCACGCACCGGCGGGCGGTCCAGCTCGCCCCGCAGGGGCAGGCGTTCGACCCGTTCGGCGGGCTCGGTGGTCGCCGCGCCGAGGAGGAAGAGGAGCAGCTGCACGACGCCGCCGACTACCTGCGGGAGACCGGCGACGTGTACGGGGTCGGCCGGGGCGCGGCCCCGGTGATCGGGGAGGACCAGTCCGACCGATGACCACGTTCGGCCTCGACCTGGGCGAGAGCGAGCTGCGCGCCCCGGTGACCATCTCCGCGCTGGAGTTCGACGTGCTCTGGGAGCACCTGCGGCTGGAGACCATGCCGCTGGTGCTCAAGGTGCCCTCCCCCGGCAAGACCGACGGGGAGCGGCGCCTGCTGGAGGACCGGGCGTGGGAGGGGTTGGAGCTGCGCGGCCTCGGCAGGCGGCTGGAGCTGGACCCCACCCTGGAGGACCTGCTGCACCTGCTGAACCGGCCGCAGCGCGAGGTCGACGGCAGGCTGTGGCTGGACGGGCGCAGCGTGCGGGTGCTGGTCGCCGCCAAGGGGCAGTCCGCCGCGCTGGCGGTGCTCGACGGCGACCGGATCACCCTGCGCGCGGCGTCCGCCGAGGGGATGCCGCGCGAGGCGCTGAGCGCCGTGCCGCCGCTCGGTCCGGGGCCGGGCCACTCGGTGACGCTGCCCAGCGCCGACCTGGAGGTCGCGGCGGCGGACGTGCGGGAGCCGGAGGACCTGGAGCGCGGGCTCAAGGAGCGCGGGCTGCGGGGCGAGGACGCGCACGTGCTGGCCGAGATGTTCCGGGACGCCGGGAACCGCGGGCAGTTCGGCGCGGCCGGGCGGGACAAGTGGGGCAAGCGGGTGCGGCCGGACCGGGTCGTGGCGTTCTTCGACGGCCCGGAGGGGCGGTACGTGCAGATGCGGCGGGCCCAGCCGGGTCAGGTCGCGTGGAGCACGGTGGCCCCGGTGGACTTCCGGCGGATGGTGCACCACCTGGAGGAGCTGCTCGCGGAGACGCCGTCCTAGTCGGGACGGCCGTCCCGGCGGGCTCGGGCGGCGCTCCCCGGACCGGTTCGCGGGGTCGGCGCGGGACGTGGGCGCGGATGATAGCCCCCCGCTGATCGCCCGCTGATCGTTCCGGACGCCCGAAGTTCACCGCTTCGGGCGACACCGCCGGTCGTGCGACCGGCCCGTCGCGCGGCCCCACCGCCGTGGGCGGGGCCGCCTCCCGGTCACGCGCTCGCCGCGTCACCGGGTTCCTCGTCGGGTCACCTGGTCATCTGGTCACCGGGTCACTGGGGCCCCTGCGGGCCGACGCTGCGGCACGGGCGGACGCGCAGGTCGGCCACGTAGTCGTCGGGTGCGCCCGCGGACTCGGCCGCGTCCGCCACCACGCCGATGTACCGGGCCGAGGGCAGGCCGCCCTCGTAGGCGTCCAGCACGTACAGCCAGGCGACCTCGGAGCCCTCCATGGTCTGCACGCGCAGTCTGATCTTCTTGTAGAGCCCGAGGGCACCCTCCCAGCGGTCCAGGCTCGACTCGTCGGGGGTGCTGACGT includes:
- a CDS encoding acetyl/propionyl/methylcrotonyl-CoA carboxylase subunit alpha; this translates as MPLRKVLIANRGEIAVRVIRACRDAGLASVAVYADPDRDAPFARLADEAFALGGTTAAETYLSVDKLLDAAKRAEADAVHPGYGFLSENADFAQAVIDAGLTWVGPSPQAIRDLGDKVTARHIATRAGAPLVPGTNDPVSGPDEVVAFAREHGLPVAIKAAFGGGGRGLKVARTLEEVPELFDSAVREAVTAFGRGECFVERYLDKPRHVEAQVLADQHGGVIVVGTRDCSLQRRHQKLVEEAPAPFLTDEQRATIHSSARAICREAGYHGAGTVEYLVGVDGTISFLEVNTRLQVEHPVSEETSGIDLVREQFRIAEGLPLRFAEDPEPRGHSIEFRINGEDAGRGFLPAPGVVTGFALPSGPGVRVDAGVEAGTVVGGQFDSLLAKLVVTGEDREQALQRARRALDEMVVDGMATVLPFHRVVVRDPAFVGDADGFSVHTRWIETEFENSIAPFEGGGAVGEDEEPRQRVVVEVGGRRVEVVLPGDLGGGPARPAADATARTRKRARAGGASQVSGDAVAAPMQGTVVKVAVEEGQRVAAGDLVAVLEAMKMENPVTAHKAGVVTGVAVAAGSAVTQGAVLCELRE
- a CDS encoding DUF1707 SHOCT-like domain-containing protein; protein product: MGDREIRVGDAEREDALRVLGEHLSAGRLDVDEYGERTARATAARNRGELLDLFSDLPHPHPALSAATAVRPMPPPPGLPARRGVNVAVAGPAVLIGFVLLAALVKSPFVFLLIPVALFLLVGRDRRR
- a CDS encoding HAD family hydrolase, which gives rise to MSAPTLLLLDLDGVLRRFGSDAPIEDAHGLRRGLLAETAHSLIGPALVGAETDAWWRDAVVGALVAQGVDGEVAASAVRAWSRVGEVVPEALELVRAVRGRCRVALLTNATDRVGADLASLGLDREVDAVVPSARLGVAKPDPEAFRRALRVLQHSPSATLFCDDSAGHVEGARAAGLDAAHTPDAAALRDALVSRGLLEAGADAGAESSVDGPVLLVLHDRDEAEEVAAELLAAGWAPCLVHKELLAGEDDAEDADWVVEVGSGPDGRAADVHRPFLDALAERHEGFTTD
- a CDS encoding DUF3558 domain-containing protein; its protein translation is MKAAHMLLGALLALPVLVSCTATSPAPKADGHVDEPLSVTTTPPPSLFPRPSEMPLDGVAPCSLLDEKQRGELSLDNPENEYVETSLAGARACSLRSNVSGNVVRLALVTGEGVLLWLDDYAQVEVETIAVVGFPALVVRTPGVEDVCNVEVDVARGQFLDVMFRDGGNSTPLAQDVLCQGARRAAEAAVTGLLQRK
- a CDS encoding PPE domain-containing protein; amino-acid sequence: MSDGHRWSGYSHEELYKKINSGPGPRASFTSLERWEGIAGALVEINAQLQEGVARSGAQWQGLAADQARSGINPLAEWADHARTGAVIMRASTQMQADYIAKARADMPEPVKVTAEDPGTILSGLAHLVGVQTDFEVQERAQNIAEQRARDVMTTYASSTTANTSTLGQFSQPPQVAITAGDVVRGDAAGVSYGHGFAGGRGGTRGGVRGGPGATRPATRPTTETRPATTTKGGSSTHVSQANPANGGAGPRGSETTGTAKPTTGGVGVGGTTGTKGRGKDGEQQGSERHDTTTGQRAAEVNGLHVVAPGQTSGTTAISSGELGAFTAANAQHSAAMGPGGAAGALAGAANQNGGDTTHRRAVQLAPQGQAFDPFGGLGGRRAEEEEEQLHDAADYLRETGDVYGVGRGAAPVIGEDQSDR
- a CDS encoding ESX secretion-associated protein EspG, with protein sequence MTTFGLDLGESELRAPVTISALEFDVLWEHLRLETMPLVLKVPSPGKTDGERRLLEDRAWEGLELRGLGRRLELDPTLEDLLHLLNRPQREVDGRLWLDGRSVRVLVAAKGQSAALAVLDGDRITLRAASAEGMPREALSAVPPLGPGPGHSVTLPSADLEVAAADVREPEDLERGLKERGLRGEDAHVLAEMFRDAGNRGQFGAAGRDKWGKRVRPDRVVAFFDGPEGRYVQMRRAQPGQVAWSTVAPVDFRRMVHHLEELLAETPS
- a CDS encoding gamma-glutamylcyclotransferase; this translates as MPLYAAYGSNMDPNQMKERAPYSPMAGTGWLVGWRLTFGGEDLGWEGALATIVEDPDSQVFCVLYDVSTPDESSLDRWEGALGLYKKIRLRVQTMEGSEVAWLYVLDAYEGGLPSARYIGVVADAAESAGAPDDYVADLRVRPCRSVGPQGPQ